GATGACCACGGTGCCGGTGCGGGAGTTGACGATGACCTTGGCGGGACCGTCGGCCGGGGTGATCTCGATGTTCTCGATGACCGAAATGAAGCCCACGCGCTGGGCGGCATCCAGGGGCGCCGCCACCCGCACCGAGGTGTGGTCCATGGGGTGCGCCGTACCCTCCCCCACCAGGTCGTTGATGCTGTCGGCCACTCGCTGAGCGGTGGTGAAATCGCTGCGCTGGAGGTTGAGCACGATGGAGGCCTCCTCACCCATGGAGGTGGGGGCCGCGCGCTCCACCGTGGCGCCATTGGGGATGCGCCCGGCGGTGGGTACGTTGACGCTGATGCTGTTGCCGTCCTCGGTGGCGGCGCCAAAACCGCCCACCACCATGTTGCCCTGGGCGAGGGCATAGATCTGGCCGTCGGCCCCCTGCAGCGGCGTCATGAGCAAAGTGCCACCGCGGATGCTCTTGGCATTGCCGATGGTGGACACCGTGACGTCCAGGTTCTGGCCGGTCTTGGCGAAGGGCGGCAGGGTGGCATTCACCGTCACCGCCGCCACGTTCTTGAGCTGGGGATTGACGTCGGGGGGCACGCGGATGCCGAAGCGGTTCAACATCGCCTTGAGGCTCTGCACCGTGAACGGCGTCTGCCCCGTCTGGTCGCCGGTGCCGTCCAGCCCCACCACCAGGCCGTAGCCGATGAGCTGGTTGTCCCGCACCCCCGCCACCTCGGCCAGGTCCTTGATGCGTTCCGCCAGCGCCGCCGGCGCTGCAAGCAGCGCGCAGACCGCCACGGCGACGATTGTCCTGAATACCCTGGTCATAGCGACTGTTCTTCTCATGGATGCTTTCCCTCTGCCGTGTTCCTGCACAGCCCATGCCAGAACCATCCGGCATGGAGAAAAACCCATGAATGGTCGATAAGTTATTGTTTTAAATGGACGCCTTTACGGGCCCTGGAAGCCGCCCGGCATCTCGCCAGGACAGCCGGCCGCGGCAATGGCTTGCCGCCCGGGGGAAACCTTGCCGCCGCCGGGCGCCGAAGAGAGAAAAGAGAAAAGAGAAAAGAGAAAAGAGAAAAAAGCTTAACCGCGAAAGACGCGAAAGGACGCGAAATGGGGAATGCCGGGGGGCTTCGATTACCCCAGGCAGGAGCGACACCCTCGTCGCAATTTCCGACGCCAATCGCGGCGAGGCACCGCTCCTACAGGTGGCGCTTCCACCGTCATCTCTTTGTTCTTTCGCGTATTTCGTGTCTTTCGTCGTTATTCCCTATTCACCATTCTCCCCTTCAGCGTCGACGACGCTCCGCTTTCCGAATCCTTGCGAAAACGCAGAAAATACTGAGTCTCCATGAAGCCCCTCTCCTCCTCCAGCACGAAACCGGCGGACTCGATCTCCCGGATGAAGACCTCTTTGCCGGCCCGCACGTGGCCCAGCACCCAGGGGTTGCTGACCCCGGGGATGCGCTTGAAGTCGATGACCACCACCTCGCTCCCAGGCTTGAGGGCGCGGTGCAGGGATCTCATGGTGCTGATGGGGTACTCGAAATGATGGTAGGTATCGGAGATGAAGGCGAGATCCACGGCGGCCTCCGGCAGCAGCACGTCCCGCGGCGTGTTGATGATACCCGTGACATTGTCGTGCCCCTGCTCTTGCGCCCGGCGCACCACGTTGTCCACGAAAGTAGGGGTGATATCCACCGCATACACCCGCCCCTCCGGGCCCACCTCGCGGGCGAACAGACGGGTGAAGAAGCCCGTGCCGGCGCCGATGTCCGCCACCGTGGAGCCCCGCTCGATGGCGAGGGCCTCGAGGATGTCGTGGCGACGGTCATAGACCTCCCGCCCATCCCGCTCGAAGATGTCCACCCAGCGCTGCCACTGGGAATCGGCATAGGACGCATTGATGCCCGGATTGACACTGCGCTCCTGTTCGGCCCACGAAGATCCGAAGGCCCCCAGGAGGACCAGGGCGAGGAGTAAGGTGAGGGTTCGCGACGGTGTTGGGCTCATGGCGTCTCGGGAAGGTGGAATCGTGCTGGGCCAGACAGGATCGAACCATATACGGAACAAGGGCAGGGGTTCCACCGTCTCGGCTGGTGGACCGAAGCCAAACAGCGAAACGCGTAACCGCGAAAGACGCAAAATTGCGCGAACAGAGAGAACGACGGGGGGCGTGCAGGAACGAGCCGGGCGGTTCTACCGTTCCAGGGCCGGAGGATTGCCCCGGCGTGGGGCCGGTGTATTTGAACTTTGGGGTGCAGGGCGTTACTAATAGGGCATCAACATCTCGCCACCACGGATGCCCATGGGCCTGCGCACTTCAAAGACCACCCGACTCATGGTCCTCTGGATCGCCCTCGCGGTGCTGGTGGTACCCATGCGCGTGGTGGCCGGCGAGCTGATGCACCATGGCGTGGACGACAGCGACTCGGCCGTGAACGGAACCACACACGGGACCATGAACGAGGCCATGCACGCCGCCATGGACACCAGCGGCATGGACTGCCCGGGCCACCAGGACGACAGTTGCTGCGAGGACGCCTCCTGTGGATGCCTCGCCCATGTCACCGCCCTCACCCCGCCGGCCGGACTTCCCACGGCCGTCACCTTCGGCATCCCCCCCGGTCGGGCCTTGGCCCTGCCGGAACTGCCCTCCTTCACCGCCGCCATCTACCGGCCACCCCGGGCCTAAGCCTTCCTGAGGTCCGCCCCGCGCGGGAAAGCCCTCTCATCCGGGGCTTCCCGGGGGCGCCATCCGACGTCATTCGTTCGTCCCGCGCCGCCCGCCGTGGCCGCGGGGAACCGTCCGGAACACCAGAGGAAATCACCATGTCCCGTATCTCCATGCCCCATCCCGGGGCCTTCTCGCCCTCCCGGCGCCGCTTCGTCACCGGGCTCGCCGCCGGCGGCGCCCTGCTCGGCCTCGGCATCAACCCGGCCACCGGCCGTGCCGCCGCCACCCCGCCCGGCCGCCAGCAGGCGCTCTCGGGCACCCGTTTCGACCTCACCTACAGCCCCACCCCCATCAACCTCACGGGCGCTGAGCGCCAGGCCACCGCCATCAACGGCACGGTGCCCGCCCCCGTGCTGCGCTGGCGCGAGGGCGACACGGTGACGCTGAAGGTCACCAACCACCTCGCCGAGGACACCTCCATCCACTGGCACGGCCTCATCCTGCCGAGCGCCCAGGACGGGGTGCCCCACATCAGCGACGGCTTCAAGGGCATTCCCCCGGGGGAGTCCTTCACCTACCGATTCCCGGTGAAGCAATCGGGCACCTACTGGTATCACAGCCACTCCGGCTTCCAGGAGCAGACCGGGGCCTACGGCGCCATCATCATCGACCCCGCGGGCCCCGAACCCTTCGCCTACGACCGCGACTACGCCCTGGTGCTGTCGGACTGGAGCGACGAGGATCCCAACCACATCTACGCCACCCTCAAGAAGCTCTCCCACTACTACAACTTCCGCGAGCGCACCATCTTCGATGCCCTGGCGGAGATCCGTGACAAGGGCTGGGCCGGTTACCGCGCCGAGCGCGACATGTGGGACACCATGCGCATGTCCGACCGCGACATCTCCGATGTCACCGGCTACACCTATACCTTCCTCATGAACGGCGTCACCCCCGCCGAGGGCTGGAAGGGCCTGTTCCGCCGGGGCGAACGGGTGCGCCTGCGCATCATCAATGCCGCCGCCATGACCTTCTTCGACCTGCGGATCCCGGGCCTCGACATGACGGTGGTGGCGGCCGACGGCCAGAACATCGAGCCCGTGACGGTGGACGAGCTGCGCCTCGGCGTGGCCGAGACCTATGACGTCATCGTCAGACCGCAGGACGACCGGCCCTATACCGTGTTCGCCCAGGCCATCGACCGCTCGGGCTACGCCCGCGGCACCCTCACGCCGGACCTGGCCCTGGCGGGCGAGGTGCCGGAGATGGACCCGGCACCCATCCTCACCCATGGCGACATGGGCATGGACATGGCGGCCATGGGCCATGCCGGCCACGATATGGGTGGGATGGACCACTCGGGCCATGACATGGGCGGCATGGACCACTCGGGCCATGACATGGGCGGCATGGAAGCCAGGCCCACCATCGGCTCGGGCACGGCCGGCTACGGCAGCAGCCGCCCCGTGGTCCACGCCGATACCGAGCACGGCCCCCACATCGACATGCGCGCCGACGCCCCCCAATACCGGCTGGACGACCCCGGCGTAGGCCTGCGGGACAACGGCCGCCGGGTGCTCACCTACGCCGACCTGTTCAATATCGGCGCCACCCCCGACCCCCGGGGGCCGGGGCGGGAGATCGACCTCCACCTCACGGGCAACATGAGCCGCTACATGTGGTCCATGAACGGCATCAAGTTCGCCGATGCCGAACCCCTGGGGCTCAAATTCGGCGAGCGGGTGCGCATCAACCTCATCAACGACACCATGATGAACCATCCCATGCATCTGCACGGCATGTGGAGCGACCTGGAGACGGGGCCCCGGGCGCATCCCCCGCAAGCACACCGTCATCGTCCAGCCCGGCGCGCGCATCAGCTACCTCGTCACCGCCGACGCCATGGGCGGCTGGGCCTATCACTGCCACCTGCTCTACCACATGCCGGGGATGTTCCGGAAAGTGGTGGTGAGCTGAGGAGAATGGATATGAAAAGAACCCTGATTGCCCTTGGCACCCTCGTCCTGGCCACCAACGTCTCCGCCGCCGGCGGCGACGACCCCGTGCTGGCCAAGGTCATGATCGACCGCTTCGAGAAGCAGTACACCGGCGGCGACGACCCCCTGATGCTCGAGGCCGATGTGTGGATCGGTCGCGACCTCCACAAGCTGTGGTTCAAGACCGAGGTGGAACGGGTGGGCGGCGAGACCGAGGAGGCCGAGATCCAAGCCCTCTACAGCCGCGCCATCGCCCCCTACTGGGACCTCCAGGTGGGCTGGCGCCACGACGCCATGCCCAAGCCCGAGCGGGACTGGCTGGCCATAGGCTTCAACGGCCTGGCCCCCTACTGGTTCGAGGTCGACGCCGCCGCCTTCATCGGTGGGAATGGCCAGGTGGCGGCCCGCCTGGAAGCGGAATACGAGTGGCTGTTCACCCAGAAGCTGGTGCTGTCGCCGGAGCTGGAGGTGAACCTCCACGGTAAGGACGACCGCGCCACGGGCGTCGGCTCAGGTCTTTCCGATCTGGAACTCGGCCTGCGCCTGCGCTACGAGATCGTGCGGGAATTCGCCCCCTACATCGGCGTCAACTGGACCAAGAAGTTCGGCGACACCGCCGACTTCGCCCGCAACCACGGCGAAGACACCAGCGACGCCCAGGTGGTGGTGGGCTTCCGGGCCTGGTTCTGAGGAGGCATGTCGTGAGACCCATAACACCCCTGGCACTGGCCGCCATATCCGCCGGCCTCGCCCTAACCTTGCGCCACACCACGGCCGCCGAGGTGGTGGTCTACAAGAACTCCACCTGCGGCGGCTGCAGCAAGTGAGCGGAGCAGCTTGGGGCCAACGGCTTTTCCGTCGACATCCTGGGCCGGAATGGCGGACTTAAGGTATACGCGCGGCGCTGAAGACGTACCCGCACTGGGCTAGTGCCATAAGGCCGCGCAGCGGATTGGCGGTCACCCGACGCGGCTTGTCAGGCTTTACTTTTTCGGGAGCTTGCCACGAGCAGCAAGAACAGAACGGCAAAGCAACTGTTCGCCGCGCATGACATAAAGCATATAGACGCGCGAATCCTCTTCCCGATAAAAGATGCGGCATGGCGGCTCGACGATTTGTCTGTAACGCCATCCCTTGAGTTCCTGGGGCTTGGAGCCGCTCTTGGGATGATCGGCAAGCTGATCCACATGGCGAAAGACGCTTTGAACCAAAGTTCTTGCTGCGTCTGGGTTATCCAGAGCAATATAGTCCGCAATGGCATCCAGATCGCTAAGTGCGGGCTCGGTCCAAATTATTTCAGCCATCGATTCATGCGCTTCCTTGCCTGCGCATGAGTGAGGGTTCGTCCATCCTCGATGGCTTTCTCCCCTCGTGCTATCCCCTCAAGCAGTCTCATCCTGTGTTGCAAAGCTTCGTATGTTTCGACATCCACCAGGTAGGCGCTCGGAACGCCATGCTGCGTGATAAGAATGGGCTCCCTGCTCCTTTCGAGCTCGGAAAGCAGTTCGGTGGCCTGACGCTTTAGAGTTGTGACGAGTTCAGTTCTCATGAAAGTGATACTATAGTGGCACTTTCTGTTCGGCAAGCCCTGATTCAGCTTTGCGCGGGGACGGCGGCTACCCGGCGCCCTCCGGTGAATACAAAGACCGGGCGGGACCTCCAGGTTCTGCGCCACCTTCCGTCTTGGCGAGAGACTATTGTTTCTTGGTTTGTGCTTGTCTCGACTATAACCCCGGTATACTCCTACTGAGTATTACCTTGAGGGTCATATTATGGAAACCACCTCGGTCACCAGCAAGGGCCAGGTAACGATTCCCCAGGCGATCAGGCGAAAGTTGGGCATCCGCAAGGGCAGTAAGGTGGAATTCACTATTGTGGGAGACCACGTGCGGTTGCACTTGGTGAGCACCCCTGCGGAGGTCGAGGAAAGCGGCTTCGGTATGCTCAAGAGTAAGAAGGCTGCCGTCGCTGCCGATCTCGATCCGGCCACACTGCTGAAAAGGGGATCGTCCGGTCCGTGAATGGATTGGACACCAACATCCTGGCTCGCTACTACATCCAAGACCGCGCCGATACCGAGGCATCGAAGCAGCACCAGGCGGCGCGCGGGCTCATCGAGGCGGGTGATCCGCTCATGGTCTGCAAGACCGTGCTGCTCGAGTTCGAGTGGGTGATGCGCGGGTACTACGGCTTCGAAAGGGAAGAGATCCTCCCCGTATTCCGGCACCTTCTCTCCCTCGCTCACATAAGAATCGAAGATCGGTCGGAGGTCGAACAAGCGGTGGACAACTATGCCATCGGCTTCGACCTGGCGGATGCACTGCACCATGCGAGCTATGGGTCCTGCGCGAAGATGGCCAGCTTCGATGACAGAAAGTTTGCCAAAAGGGCACAACGCAACGGATTGACACCACCCGTTTTTATTCCCAGGTGACACGGTACTGCAAACCCATC
Above is a window of Gammaproteobacteria bacterium DNA encoding:
- a CDS encoding type II toxin-antitoxin system Phd/YefM family antitoxin, which produces MRTELVTTLKRQATELLSELERSREPILITQHGVPSAYLVDVETYEALQHRMRLLEGIARGEKAIEDGRTLTHAQARKRMNRWLK
- a CDS encoding copper resistance protein B; translated protein: MIDRFEKQYTGGDDPLMLEADVWIGRDLHKLWFKTEVERVGGETEEAEIQALYSRAIAPYWDLQVGWRHDAMPKPERDWLAIGFNGLAPYWFEVDAAAFIGGNGQVAARLEAEYEWLFTQKLVLSPELEVNLHGKDDRATGVGSGLSDLELGLRLRYEIVREFAPYIGVNWTKKFGDTADFARNHGEDTSDAQVVVGFRAWF
- a CDS encoding type II toxin-antitoxin system VapC family toxin codes for the protein MDTNILARYYIQDRADTEASKQHQAARGLIEAGDPLMVCKTVLLEFEWVMRGYYGFEREEILPVFRHLLSLAHIRIEDRSEVEQAVDNYAIGFDLADALHHASYGSCAKMASFDDRKFAKRAQRNGLTPPVFIPR
- a CDS encoding AbrB/MazE/SpoVT family DNA-binding domain-containing protein — translated: METTSVTSKGQVTIPQAIRRKLGIRKGSKVEFTIVGDHVRLHLVSTPAEVEESGFGMLKSKKAAVAADLDPATLLKRGSSGP
- a CDS encoding type II toxin-antitoxin system RelE/ParE family toxin, with the translated sequence MAEIIWTEPALSDLDAIADYIALDNPDAARTLVQSVFRHVDQLADHPKSGSKPQELKGWRYRQIVEPPCRIFYREEDSRVYMLYVMRGEQLLCRSVLAARGKLPKK
- a CDS encoding flagellar basal body P-ring protein FlgI, with translation MTRVFRTIVAVAVCALLAAPAALAERIKDLAEVAGVRDNQLIGYGLVVGLDGTGDQTGQTPFTVQSLKAMLNRFGIRVPPDVNPQLKNVAAVTVNATLPPFAKTGQNLDVTVSTIGNAKSIRGGTLLMTPLQGADGQIYALAQGNMVVGGFGAATEDGNSISVNVPTAGRIPNGATVERAAPTSMGEEASIVLNLQRSDFTTAQRVADSINDLVGEGTAHPMDHTSVRVAAPLDAAQRVGFISVIENIEITPADGPAKVIVNSRTGTVVIGRHVRVSAAAVAHGRLSVSISTAPRVSQPAPLAAGETVVTQQTQIQVTEENNRAFVFEPGVSLDELVRAINQVGAAPSDLVAILEALKEAGALHADLIII
- a CDS encoding class I SAM-dependent methyltransferase codes for the protein MSPTPSRTLTLLLALVLLGAFGSSWAEQERSVNPGINASYADSQWQRWVDIFERDGREVYDRRHDILEALAIERGSTVADIGAGTGFFTRLFAREVGPEGRVYAVDITPTFVDNVVRRAQEQGHDNVTGIINTPRDVLLPEAAVDLAFISDTYHHFEYPISTMRSLHRALKPGSEVVVIDFKRIPGVSNPWVLGHVRAGKEVFIREIESAGFVLEEERGFMETQYFLRFRKDSESGASSTLKGRMVNRE